In the Microtus ochrogaster isolate Prairie Vole_2 chromosome 21, MicOch1.0, whole genome shotgun sequence genome, GTTTATGCTTAATGTATTTGtatcactttcttcttcccatgtgtAACAGTTTCTCCAGGGTAGGATGTTCTTAAAAGAACCTTGGCTGTATTTAAGTGTTCGTTTCTGGTTGATGGACTATAATTGCATGTTGATATTTCCCCACAGGGAAATACCCTACGAGACAGATCTCTCTAaggatacatttttaatttactaaTTGGGTTCAGAAACACTCAGTTTGAACTGTATGTGTTGACGCAACTGTATCTTCCTGATTTTTGTATTCATTTCCAGactgttgaatgtattttttttttcttttccattgcaGCAGTATTAATGGTAGATGACGACACACTCATTAGTGCCCAGGAccttgtttttgctttctcaATTTGGCAGGTAATGTTGCTCTATCTTTTATGACATTGTACGGGTAAAGTTTTTATCTGTGTAATACCTAACCAGGGCAGCTTAGTTTAATATGGAGGCCACTAAAACCGTATAGGCAGTAAGTATCTAAACCATAGCTGAGATTGTCACAGGCCAGTCAAGAGCTTCCGAGCTTAATTAAGACAACATGAAAATTAGCTTCCCATTTTGGTGTAGCAGGAAGCAAAACTGGAATTAGCTTCCCAAGAAGAGTGAAGGGATCTGGCACAGCCAAACTACAAGGCAGAAACGTTTTCCCCAGACCATTCGTGTCTCAAATGGGAAATGTTTTTGTGTGTTCACAATATAAGAAACTTGTTGTAAAAGGAAGCATTCATCGCCTCAACAAGACTGCATCCTAGTGGAGACCGTGGTGAGAAATTCTGAGGTAATAATGGCGTGTGTGTGCCATTGCGGTGGCAGGTGTTTGTTTTGGCGTGGTTTTTCCTGCAAGCCAGCTTGAACAATCAGGCATAAATTGCTTGatagccctcccctccccctccccactgagCATACACCAGTGACAGCTGAGCTTTACAGGCTGCTTTATGAACTGCCGGAATCCAGAACTGTGGGCAGGTCTTCTGATTAAATACCGTGCTATCCCGGATGGTCAGGTTCGCAGTAAATCCTCCCTCAGGGCCACGTGGGACGTGGAGGGCAGGTGGTGACAGTGCCCTGCCGTCCCAGCCTTCCAAAAGCTGCAGTTTTTAATTTCATCCCTCGCATATTGATTAACGAATTGTAccttttttttctacattaacagtttttttttcctgtcctgtaaataaaatctttttaggCAAAAAGTTGTAATATAATGTTTCAGCTATGGGATTTCTacttaaggttaaaaaaaaaatcagtctaccCTAAATATAAAGATACAATCAGGTATAGTGTAAAGATGTGATTTGTTAGAGCAATGaactataaagaaatataaatcatattttaagttttagacataaaatatcaaaaaacatACAGGAGTGTCTGACTGTGTGGTCAGTGTCCTGCATCTCTTCataatttggtgtgtgtgtgcataagatGGCGAAGACAGTCACCCATGCCTACACATGTCTGTCCCTGTCCCACCTTGGTTCCTTCCCCTGGCTTTCTCCAGAGGGTGAGAATTTTCAGTATTTGGTCGACGGAATGGTTCTTCCTTGGAGCCTACTAACCTTTATCCTCCACCCATCTGTCACCTGAGcatcctctctgtctccagcAACTCAGTGATCACTAACCTCAGTGCACCCACCTGCATCACCCAACGGCCTTGTTTACAGCCTTCCGACCTCTGCAGGCGTGGTGATCCCCACTCCCATGTGTGAATACCCTCACTGTACTCTGAGCTCCTTGAAATTTAATTCAGCCTAGactgtatgtgtgcgtgtgtgcttgtatgtgcttgtgtgtgtgtttgtgtgtgcatgtgtgtgtgcttgtgtgtgtgtgtgcttgtgtgtgtgtgtgcttgtgtgtgtgtgtgcatgtgtgtgtgtgtgtggtgtgtgtgtgtggtgagtgtgtgtgtgtgtgcttgtgtgtgtgtgcttgtgtgtgtgtgtgtgtgtgtgagtgtgtgtgtgtatatgtgtgcacacgcacctGTCCCTTGCCTGGTCAGATAAAATTCAAACTGGGTGAGGTTCACATTATTCGTGAGAATgaattaaacttttaaactttCAGTCCTGtaaattcaacattttcttttgtttgctggtttttgttttacctttagGAAGTCCTTCCTTAATATGATTGTTTTTGCTACTATCTATTCTTTCATCAAAGATCCTATATCtcttatctgtatgtgtatgtaaatatgtaacttatgttttacttttttaaactcACATTAAATTcctttttgaaaaggaaatatcTAAATCTGAAAgggcataaaatttaaaattttaacaatattGAAATTGCTTAAAATCGGTAGTGACTTTCAAGAACATTAAAATcaacacaggaaaaaataaatattgaaaagcaaTAAAAGTCAGCTCTATggatatatatatgtttatatacacataaaagattAGAATAGTTTTTCAAATGATCACTCAAATCTTATCTCCTATAATAATATTCATGTGATCaacttttcttatttgtttttttttttgtttttttttgtcttttgggtttttgctgttgttttggggtGAGGTAATTTttggttggtttagttttttgagtcagggtctttctatataaccctgcctggcctggaactcaccctgtagaccagagtggcctcgaactcacagaggtccgcctgccccttcctccggagtgctgggattaaggtgtgtgccaccacacccatcatGATCAACTTTTCTTACAGCATACTTTAAAGGACTAGACTCCATGGTGACTAAAATTTGTTAGATCAGATGTTATAATCAGGGGACTATTTGTAATAATTTTTCAGAGAGATTTTGGTTATGGTGGAACTTAAGCTTATCAGAAGACAAAGTTATGAGGTTGTCCAGAATTAGAGGAAATTGGGGTGTTAActaagcgggggggggggtatgtaGAAATAAGGGCAAGTTGACAAACCAGCCACCTCCTCTGTAATAAACGTTTTGTCTATGTCTTCTCTAAAGAAATGTCACACTAAttattcctttcctcctctcctcagcAATTTCCTGATCAGATTGTAGGATTTGTACCTAGAAAACACGTTGCCACTTCTTCTGGTATTTACAGTTATGGGGGTTTTGAGCTGCAGACACCGGGGCTTGGAAACGGTGACCAGTACTCCATGGTGCTCATCGGCGCCTCCTTCTTCAGCAGCAAGTACCTGGACCTCTTTCAGAGACAGCCTGCAGCCGTCCACGCGCTGATCGATGAGACTCAGAACTGCGATGATATTGCTATGAATTTCGTGGTCTCCAAGCACACCGGGAAGTCTTCGGGGATATTCGTGAAACCTATAAACATAATCAATCTGGAGAAAGAAACCAATGGCTATTCTGGAATGTGGCATCGGGCGGAGCACTTTCTGCAGAGATCTTACTGCCTAAATAAGCTCGTTCATATCTACGACGGCATGCCCTTAAAATACTCCAACATTATGATTTCCCAGTTTGGTTTTCCATATGCCAACcacaaaagtaaaatttgaaCCGGAAACAGTCAAAAACAAACCCGGAACACCGGTAGGTTTTTGAATGGCTTTTCCATGCTGTGTAATTGTGGTTTTCAAGCAACACCATGAACTTTTGTCTAGTCCACAAGTCTctacaatagaaacaaaacaaaacaagaaacatatgcagTATTTCTAGTATATAAACCACATGGACTGCAAAAGCCAAGAAGTCTGTCTTAGCCAGACAGGCCCGTTTGTGAAGAGCTTTTGTCCAAGGTTGTCACTCCTTGGTCGTGATATTATTGTTTACATCTCGAGACTGCTCTCCAACTTGTTTGAGCGAGCCCTGGCATCTGCCTTAAGGACCTACAGCAAGCTACTTCCAGGACCAGACTCAAAAGAGACCCTTTCCAGCTTTTCAGTGAAGGTTGATTGTTTTTATCTGAAGCCAGAAATGCTTCTTCAGCTAATGCCTGCAGTATagggaaaagccatgtaaagaGAGTGTGGTCTTGAACCCATGTCAAGAACCAGGAAAATCCCCAGTTGCCAGTGTCCCTTGTGGCCCTTCTAACCAGAATTAACTGTGCCTGGCATGGTTTTGACGAAAGTGTCAGTGCTGGTAATTCTGCTGTTAAGCTTCTTGTGtctgggggcggggggtgggggtggggtgtgagtTTTCACGTCTGACCAGTCTAATTGTTTGCTTGGTGTTTCTGTGAGCCTACCCTGCATGGATCACTAAAATGTGCAGCCAGCCCATGTCTCTCCTATACAACCTATATGCAACAAGGAGTAAATGTGTCACTGCAACCTGTCACTGTGTGTGACCATGAGAATGTACGTTCTTTCTGACATTTTACAGAATGTTTAATACATAGTACTAAAGACCTTCTGAAAGAATCGTTAAGTAGAAGCAACAGAAATTAAAGACCTTAGTATCAAAAACCTTTATTATTAAAGCGTATGCTATCCTGTAGACATTTAATAGCTATGTTACACAGAGATGATTGCATCCAGAACCCTGGTTTTTGTTGGTATGTTTTTTTTAAGTCCCAAGGCACTATTCATCATGGTAATCCAATTATATAgttgcaaataaataaagaactgagCCATCGTATGAGAAGACTGTGGGATACCCAGTTGTTCACTGTTCCTATCGCTATCACCCGCTCTTTCTCATGGGAAACCGTGTGTCTGTGACCTGTCTGGTATTTTTATAGTTTGTCCTTGCTCACCGCTCCTCCATCAGGCCTCTGTGTGTCaccattcttctctttttataAGGCCGACGCATTTTGAAAGGTGTGAAAAAGCAGAACAATGGCAGCTGAAGCTGCCCTGTGATGTCTTCCTGCTGTCAGCCCAGTGTCTGTCTAACAAcggagtgtatatgtgtgtcttaaTGCAATATATTTTTGAAACTTGACCTCGTTAAAAGTCATGCTTTCTCCAAATTTGGCGGTAATTTTTTTTGCCTCTTGGTAGTCCACTATCCAATAAATAAACTTTAACTCTTCCAGTGTTCTGTGTTAATGACTGAGCGGGCTACTTTTGTGGTGCCTTACGTATTTCTCCGTGCTCTAAAATACTACTGACGATGAAGTTGAGAACTTGATATATATTCACCCACTGGGAAACTATTCCTGGATTTGATTTCCTATCGGTGTTTTAAAATTGAAGTACATCATTATAGCATATAAACGGTAACATGGTCTCACATATTATAGAGTAGTCAACAAGAGTACATTTTGGTCTACACACGACCCCTGCTCTGTGGCTTGCTCCCTACGGCCATCTTCCCATGAATACCTCTTACTCATGCCCTCATGATTCAAAAATCACTTGTGCAGGCTCAAAACTACACCCATGAAACAGTGTATATAGCTCAGGCGTGAAGCCTGCAGGCTCTGCCTTTAGACTCTGGGCTCAAATCCTTGCTAGGCATCTCATTATTTAAACAgtccagtatttcttcatttttcttaagtaATGCCTATATACTCTCAAAATTGGGACTCAGAATAGGTTAATATTCATGGTTATATTGGTAATTGCTTTCGAAGAATAAGATAGTATGCTTGGATAGAGTATGGTGGCTTCCCCATTTCAGAAGTTGTTGGGGTGGTCATTGAAGGTAATGTTGGGAAGCCCAGCATTCACCAAGGGGGATACTGAGAACATGGTCTGTGCCATAGTACGCAGGAGCCATGGGGATTGTTCCTTGTTTCCATTATTTTCCCTTATTTCAAATActttttccctttgtttgttttagagacagagtcttctataacctaggctggcctcaaactcatggccctCCGGCCTGAGTCTCCCAATTTCTGTTTTACAGACATGACCCATCACATCTGGCCAGATGCTTTTATTCTGAACATGAAGGCAATACATATTTGTTCTGGCACTGTTGGCATAGTCACAGCAGTGCGAAGAGATTAAAAGATCCAGATATGGTGGCtcacgtctgtaatcccaacactcagaaagccaaggcaggagaattCGGGTGAAGAGCAGACCCACTACAGAATAAGACctaagatttgtgtgtgtgtgtgtgtgttgagaaatatttaaatttctgagagaaacagttaaaaaTGATCATCCAACTAATAATGATTTGATTTGTAGTTCCAGAACAAtgctgtgggatgtccttttgtgtgtgtgttgcttttattggttgatgaataaacctgttttggccaatggcttagcagaataaagccaggtgggaaatctaaacagagagacagagagagagacagagagacagagagagagagacagagagagacagagagagagtaggcagaatcaaaaGAGATGCCATGTCGCCGCCAAAGGAGTAATATGCcacaccagtaagccacagctttatGGCagtagacagattaatagaaataggttgatTTAATGGTTAGAGCTAGCCAGCAAGAAGCCCAAGACATTGGCTAAACAATTGTAATTGAtaataagcctcagagtggttatttcataagcagctttGGATACAGGCAGGCAAGTAAAAAGCAGTCCAGGGGGACCAGCAGGATGGAAAGTACTTCTAGCTACActacaaggataaccccagctaagactcctagcagtagtggaggGGTGCCCAAACAGATGTCTTAATAGCGTGGTTTCTTGGTTATTTTATTCTGCGTACCATGATTCTGCAATCAGTTAGAATGTTCCCATGTCACCTGCCTTCTTACTCTACAATAATGGGTAGATAAACAACCCCGCCTTTCTCCCACATCTGGGAGCATATCCTGTGATTATTTCCTTAACATGAAGTCCATCGAAAGTGAGCACCTGGATCTACGTAGTGATTTTTGTCTCGTCTTTTTTAGGGGTTTTGATACACATTGCTAGACTCCTCCAGACGTGTTGCCATGGTGACACTATTAATAGCCTATCCGGGGACACCTGTTTCCCATCAGCCTTCTCCACTTCACCATTTCAATTCTCCTGTCATCTACTTATTCCACATAAGATGTTGGAGTGCTCCAGGGCTTCAAGGGCTTCTCTTTCACAGAACTTTAGGTTGAGAAGGCTGAAAAAGTGGTGAGGAACTGACAGCCAGAAGGCCGGTAGAAGCTTTGGGATGCTTTAGAAAGGCTTCTAGGAACGACTTCAAGGTTGTTGTGTGGTCACATAATTCACTATCCTATACAGCTTTTGTCTAACAAGACTCCCAACTTTGTTACTCCTCCACACCCTGGTTTATTCACCCCCAGCCTCTCTCCTTTCATAAACATAAAACCCCATTATTTTCCAACTCATGCTTGCATTGAGTCTTGACCCTCCTTAATTCCCTTCTCTGCAGGGTAAGGCTGAAACCCCTGCCCTGAAACTTCACACGTTGTGCTTGGTCGGGAAGGAACTTGGCCATGCTACAGGAACAAAAGGATTCTTTCTCGCCGTCACAGACAAAGGGCAGTGCAGCCAAGAGGTTGTTCTTTAAAGTTACGAAGTATGGTTGTATCAAAATTACACTGTACAGCGTGAAGAAAGAACAAATTCTGCAAGTaccaaaatatatattaataagcCCACTGcagcaaaggtgtgtgtgtgtgtctgtgtgtatgtgtgtgtgtgtgtgtgtctgtctgtctgtctgcgtgTTTGCTGTGTCATCCAGGCTGGTCTTATTTAGTTTATTATGTGGGCTAGTCTTCAGTTTACAGTCTTCCTGGCTCAGCCTTTGGTCTCTGGGATTATAGTCCTGAGCTTCATGCCTGGATCCAGAAGTATTTACCTAATTAGGAAGTGACTCTTGGACCTCTTTCTGTACCTcagcatttcatttatttctaagggaaaataaaaataatcccaaTTGggatttttaaagtagttttctttttgttttgttttgtttgagcaCAAGAAAGCAACTTTATTTCATACCGGATGTTAACCTGGACCgattaacagtgtgtgtgtgtgtgtgtgtgtgtgtgtgtgtgtgtttatgtgtgtgcatgtgcacacgtgtgcatgctgGCAATTTGGAGAAATAGTTTTGGTTGTTACAACTCAGGGACACTCCACACCTCTGGTATGGTAAGGATGGTGTTGCTGAGTATCTACCAATGAGCAGGCTACATTTGACCGTGACAGCGCTGAGAAAAATAACCTGCTTGGCATCATTTCGTAGGCCATTTGGTTATTACCTACACAGCATGCTTTCTCACTTGTAAGTGGCATTCTTATGTGTTGCCCGTGTGGCGATGCCTGCGTGAATGAAAAGCCCAAGGAGAAATGTATACGTCTGGGTTTGGAAGACGTCCCAGTGTGATGCTGTGAGCACAGCCCCATCAGAAAGCCACCAAGGTCTCCCGAGAAGCCTGATTCCGACTCGCCAGTCCCCTCTCTTCTCCACGTTCCCCTTTCCATTCCTACATCAAGAAACACACaacagtttgtttttctgagaaggacttgggaaaaaaaattgatattttggAAGCATCAGATAGCAGTGTTACACAACACACTGTGTATTCAAATAACACATCTCGAGTTTGAGAAAGCTGGCACAAAAGAGTTGGGGaaactaaatataaattttaaagcatgtttgtacgtataattttttttttggtttcagtCACAAGCAATACACATCTAATGAAGGGTGCTAGACTGTGAGCATCAGGGAACTCTTTTCCCCCAGaatcttccaggtgcccaagttatttaaagttatttttctcacCTTCCTCATTTATAAAAGGGGAGCAAACTAAACGATTAGTAAATTTCTTTCCAATTGTAAAATTTGACGCCCCTAAGTCAGAGTGTTGATTCAGTTGGTCTTAAAAAGTAGCAGCTAGGGGTCAGACGTGGAGCTAAGTTAGTCGAGTGCTCatttagcatgcacaaagccccggGTTCAACCCTTGGCACAGCATGAACCGCTGTGTGACACACTTACACTCCCAGCATGCAGAGAGTGGAATCGAGGGATTCCAGGTCATTCTTGGTGACAAGGCACATCTGAGGCTGCCCCAGACTATGTGAAGCCCTATCTTAAGCAGTAGcaaccatattttttttctttctggcaaGAGAAAATACTACACTAGAATATCCACCTCTTGAAACTAGGTTCCTTCACTCTGCCTAGGCCCATCTGTCCGGAGCAGTGTCTCTAAGTGGGTTCTGATTTAAGCATTGCTCGGTGCCATAGTGTCTGAGGGTGGAAGGTCAGGATGACAAGCAGACCTGGAGAGGCTATCTTTGAGGATACTCCTTAACACCATTTCTGTTTatagtagtggttctcaacctgtggtttgCAACCCTTTTGGGGGATCAAAGACCCTTTAACAGGGTCACCCctggccatcagaaaacacagatgtttacattaagactcattacagtagcaaaattatagttatgaagtagcaatgaaaagaattttgtgattggggggtcaccacaacatgaggaactgtgttaaagggttgcagcattaggaagat is a window encoding:
- the Extl2 gene encoding exostosin-like 2 codes for the protein MRCCHICKLPGRVMGIRVLRFSLVVILVLLLVAGALTNLLPTVKEDKMLSLRREVKPQSTAALDSFTLVMQTYNRTDLLLRLLNHYQAVPNLHKVIVLWNNVGEKGPEELWNALGPHPVPVLFKTQTANKMRNRLQVFPELETNAVLMVDDDTLISAQDLVFAFSIWQQFPDQIVGFVPRKHVATSSGIYSYGGFELQTPGLGNGDQYSMVLIGASFFSSKYLDLFQRQPAAVHALIDETQNCDDIAMNFVVSKHTGKSSGIFVKPINIINLEKETNGYSGMWHRAEHFLQRSYCLNKLVHIYDGMPLKYSNIMISQFGFPYANHKSKI